The Cucumis melo cultivar AY chromosome 9, USDA_Cmelo_AY_1.0, whole genome shotgun sequence genome includes the window AGTTTGAGgatttttatatgaaatttacagaATTAGTGGGATAAATTCAATCGAGTAGATTTGGTTCTAAGATGCTTGTATAATGTGAAGCCTTTTATATCTACTTTTGTTATTagtaattaagaaaattttcaattttttctgaCTAATGATGATGTGTTTGAATTTGCAGTTATGGTTTTTAAGTGAGAACAACATGTTAAAATTGTGGGAAAAAATTCTAAAGTGCAAAATTTCATGACTAGCGACAACCTGGAAAAATAAGTATTCTATCTAAAAACTTGGACCTAATTTGGTCTAATCTTAACCGAGAACAACATAAACTCTTGAAGAACTTGGGTCATTTACACTAGAATGCCACGAGATTAGAATTTTTAATCCATTCTATGAAGGATCTTGGGCTTAACTTGAGCAAAATCTACTTCAAAATCTAACACATAATGCATTAAAAACTCAAACCTAGACCAACCTCGGGATTTATTCAACAAATATCGGGGAAAGTTCATCCAATCTTGCCCAAGATTGATGTTCTTAATAAGCCTAAATGAATAAAATTTTCGAGAATCATCAAATAAACCAAACCTACACGAAATTAAAAGCTAGATATGCAAACATCCAATTACATATATCTCAACCGTCTCAAATTTCATAACAAACCCTATAAGTAAACTTAAAATGCAGCCCTAAACTATCAAATCATTTAAAACGAAATACATTTATAGATTAAAGCTTGATGATGCACTAAAAAGTTTTAGGACATGAAAATAAGTGAATCTCAGCCAGAGTAAATAAGTTGAAACTCGGTCGAAATAAGCACATGTTGTCAAAAAAGTGAAGATGAAGGCTTCGGTAAAAAAACGTATTTTGGTACTTACACATTGGCATctatttggaatttgaaatgTTGATGTCACACCCTGCCCCAAATGCCACTCCTTGCAACCAGATGGGAGAGTGTTGCTTAGGCACTCATTATGCACCTCTCTACGAGATGACACGTTAAACAACTAGTAAGCGGAACATCTTACTTAACTTGTCCTTTTGCGGAGTCTTTGCCTCGAACTTAGACTTTCTTATTGCAATAGAAATTTATAACTTTTGAACTTTACTCCGTCACCTAGTACGGTTACACAACACAACTCAACCTTAACTCCTAGGCAATGATCTCAAGAAATAATAATAGCACAGCAAAATACATAACtactttttattaatttaacaCCTTAATAAGGTTTATGCGTTACAAATtacattccttttctttttcttgtggaACATAAAACTAAAGTTGATTTCTAGTCCACCGCCTAATGTTGTTTCTTGAGACGAGGTACTTAGAGGTGTAAAGCCTTTCTTTCATCATTCTCCTCGATCGCCCAACCAATCCAGCTCAAGGACAAGCTTCAGGCTTTCTTTTCCTAGCTCAGTTCTTTGGCTCTTTTTTTCTCTGACCTGGCCTCACCATCCTAGGTGTAGCACTTGCCTTCCTTCTAAACTGAGCCTTCGACATTAAGGAGCGATGTACTTTCCAACCAATTCCTTAAACGTGAGATAGGATGAGACGACTTGCATGTCGCACAACTCTACACaactatcgtctttcttcttactTACTTGGCTTTTACGCCTGACTCCCATCCCTTACTTGGCTTCAATGCCTAACAACCTGGAGAGAGGGAAACTTAAAACTAAATCAAAGACTTAGTGAGTATAAGTTTAGGAAATATCTTTTTTAGGAATACAACAAATTAGTATTGATGAGTAACATCAATACCAAAACACAAACATGCATATACGTATACATATATAAACTCATCAATTCACAATCACGACTTTCATCGCTTCGACACAACCATAGACATCTCAAAGGGTTCCATATGAATGACGTCGTAGCGCAATCACTGCTTGTCACTGGAACCTGAGATTCTCCCCTTGCTTGGACCTGGGACACATCTCAATCAATGTCTCACGAGTTTCCTAGGATTTCCACCAGTGTCTCACAAATCATTTCACACCTCATGGGCTTGGGATTCTCCCCTCGCCTAGACCTGGGACACATAGCAACCAGTGTCTTATGAATTTCCTAGGATATCCACTATAATTTCACAAATCATTTCTTACGTCATCGACCTGGAATTCTCTCCTCGCCTAAACCTAGGACACATCTCAACCAGTGTCTTATGAGTTTCCTGGGATATCCACTCACATTTCATGATAGATCTCATCACCACACAATACATTATCAGTATCATAACAAATGTTAGTTCTATAATACAAAATGACACATCAACACAATACTATTTAGATCGCAAGATTACGGAAGAATAAAACAATGTAAGGAACATAATATAACAGTTTGAAATTTTCATGAAAGTCATTCACAAGGATATTCATCTTACATTTGTAAACCATTTACTGCAAAATAGGTATACGAGTGAGAAACATTCGCAATAGTAATCTTATTTAAAAAGATTGTTCAAAGCAATCATTTGTTTGTAAAAATTATTCATAAACAACCATTTATTTAAAGGATCACTCACAACATTGAAGACTCCAATCCTTCCTTCTtgctttcatctttttctttgcCGTTCCACTCTTGGAACTCCCTTTTGATGAATTATCAGAATGGTAATATCTTATGCACCATTTTATTTCGGTCTTTGGTCCTATTTATAATGACCTTTCACATCCATGTATTATTTTCATGCTTTACACGTGTCACTTACTTATTTCACCGTGCTATGCAGCCAACCTGAACTCAACACGTAAGTCCAACGTCAATTACAAATATACACTTTCCTTGAGACGTTAACCTTATCTCCTTGGAAAGCTAAACTTCTCATCATTAGACTCTCATCTCGAGAAGCCACCGAACATTAAATTCACCTTAGTGAGTTGTCCAATCATTTATTCAAACGTCTGTCTTTTCAATGGTACGTCTACCTTATCATGACTAGACTTAGGTGCATACATTTTTCATTACATCACTACGCCTAACCTTTAGCTTTTGTCGCATGCTTTTCCCTCACCAAACTAAATCTCATCACACTGCTTTCTTTAACACGATAGCACATGGGCTTACAATCCTTTTTTTTGCATCCTTCTTTCTCCATTCGCATCTCTCATCGCGAGACATCTCTCTTCTATAGTTCGTCAAACTTTCCTTCCTTGGCAAAGCTCTTCTCAATAGGACTCCCTTTCTGGATCATGGCCTCACAGTTGAGCTCCGTTGAGATAGGCCAAGAAGAAACACTCAAGCCAAGGCACGTTTTAGACAGTTTCCTCTGAAAAGCTTCAGAATTGGACATTGACAAGAAAAACAAAGATGagagaaatatttttaaattagggattttttaaaaaatataacaaaccggtaaaatatcacattgtatagaacaatttttaaaacgaaaaaagtccaTAGGCCCATACTAGGAAATACTAGAAATATACTAGTCAACACGCAATTAAACAGTCATACGCGCGAGTGAGCAATCTtcttttaaacaatcgtgtgtACTACAGTCTCAACGAATgatatacaatcgtttagatcatgatacatgatcatgtagttcttttttaacgatggaaaaaaagtcttcaaatttaaacaatcgtgtttgaCCATGGAAAATGATCGTATTGATTATGGTAAACGATTATGTAGTCCAATATAAATGAtcattaaaaacttcaaatctaatgATGTGTTAACcatgataaacgatcgtgttaactatagtacacgatcgtttaaatcaacatacacaatcatgtagttctttttaaatgatgagaaaaaggcttcaaatttaaacaatcatattGACCattgtaaatgatcgtgttgataatttaatacaatatttaaacgatcttgatattctcgaatatgaggaagatgaaaaatattgaaacaatcgtgaaatagcttcaaagaatttgactgaaaatgatgaagatgaaaaagaagatTTAAACGGAAGaacaaatcatttaaaaatagaagaaaaaatttggaagaggaaatgaagaaatcacaaaaaaaaaaaaaataataataataaatcgcaaagaagaagaagaagagagaagtgACAAATCATCAACAACATTCAAGGGTAAAtctggaatttatgaaaatagaaTGATGACTTCatggatttttattttttgttacacaaatcgtaaatatttttaggttttgttacatttatgtaaattatctTTTAAGTTAATAAGAGAATAAGCTTAAGATGAGAGAAGTATTATAATTTTCAGTTagtaaatttaaatataacaaaacataaaaatatttacggcccatataacaaaataaaaaagcccATGAATTCGGtagaaattttttataaattccaGATTTGCCATTGATATTGCGAACTATttgtcacttctctttcttttctttgtgatttattcatCTACCTCCCATATTTGTTGGGCTCCTCTCTCagattttatttcttctatttttattcatgttctttttctttctttcttcatcttctctttctttcttatagCTCATCTCTCTTGCTTAGGTTTGAAGTATTTTTTCCATCGTAAAAAAACTACGCGATTGTGTATAATGtcctacatgatcgtgtataatTTCCTACACAATcgcgtatcatgatcgtttaaaagaaaaattatgtaCATGTATGGTCAATTAATCACGaaatttttagtatttttttattgtgggcttggaattttttgttttcaaaattattacaTAGAGCTTTCATATTTTggtcttttttatatatttttcaaaaaatcccctttcaatttcctttttcttttttttctctcccttAAACAAAATTCAATTTCCCTTTGCTTTCTTCTTCGTCGTCCTCACTTTTCATTCCGTTAAAGCCATCTTCAGTACAATTTGGGAGGTATTCGCCAGCGCTCTTGTTGGGTGTTCCTATTCAACCATCCAATTCGATCCTAACCCCACTCTCTCTCTTATTCGTATTTTCATTTCGATCCGAAGCCATCGCACTGTGTTCCCATGTCTATGTGAGCCAACATTTTTCCTGCTAGGGTCTTTGGGGGGTCTAGATTTTCTTCCGAGATTTGGGAGCTTTCAAAACAGGTATTCTGCTATTCTTCTGCCAATTCGTCTTGTTCAGTTTAGGGATTCTGTACTTGCGCATCGGCCATGCGCTTCAACGAATTAGCGAGTTCTTGACAGCATAAGGGCATATTTTTCTCCTGGGGTTTCTGATTTCAACATGTCAGCAGCTTCAAGGGGTAGAGTTACCATTACACTCGGCCGTAGCGGACAGGTTGGCTGTCACTTTGTTTGACTGTTCTTCGGTTATCATTTGGTTGGTCGTGTTCACAGTTGAGATATGTTGTTTCAGTTTTTGCTGGGAATGGTTTCTCTTAATGGAACATGAACGTGATTCTCGTTTATTGCTTCATAAGAGTCATCTGTATAAGTTTTATTGCATACTTTTGTTACCGAGAAGTCGGGCGCAGAAtagaaagaaattttttttgtttttctaattattCCTTTCCGTGCCTAGAAGCTCAGCTCAAGTGGCATCAGTATGTGTAGAGGACCAAGAGGTCTATGGTTCAAATGCCCCATCTCATTTGTACTAATTACTCTTTTCATGCTGATTGAATCCGGAAACGTTGTTGAATGTCGTTTTTCTGGTCATACTTTGTTTCCGTACATACCTTTATCTATGTTTTTGAAAGTCGTTTTTCTGGTCATATTTTGTATCCATAAATACCTTTATCTATCACATTGTAGGTAGTAAAAAAGGCCGGCCCAGGGACTGATGTTTCCGTCTCTGATTCTTGGCCTGTATCTGGAACTAAGCGGTCTGTAAGAGATAGGTTGGGAAGTAGCTCTGATTGTGATCTGTTTTATGGAAGCCAACTCAATAACAAACGGTATTTTGTTCTTTCCTTTTACTTTTTATCTGCTGCCTTAAGTTAACTTAGAATTCTGGTGTATTTTGAATGGATGCTTGAAAAAAGGACgttaatttcatttgaaaaaaatatattaattgcACAATGCTTTAAATTGTTGGTGATTAACAGAAATTTTGGGCAAGCAATTTATATGACATCTTTAGTTTTTGGAGTATGGATTAATTTCTTTTGGTTCTATTTTCTTGTTCCATCTattatcttcatttttttttggcTCCCATTTAAAATTTATGTGTATTATTTTCTTAGCAGATTGCGAGGAGATGATGGGATGTCAAATTGGAGTTCTAATGGCGGGTTGGATGGTATTGAACATAATCAGTTCATTTTTGTTCTTCTTCATGTTAATGACGGTctaatacacccttgatttttcttttgtttattaaatCAGTGCCACATATTGGTAAAGACGACCTTCGGTATAAACTTTTGCAAAAAGGTGCATTCAGACGTGCTCAAAGCGATAATAAGAAGTGTTTAGATCTTCGGGAGAAGCTACCTAAGGCAGATCAAGCTCCTATACGACATCGTAATCCACCATTGCACAATACAAATATCTTACGCCGAACCCCTACAACCAGAAGTGCAGATGACTTACCTCAGAAGGACTCGTTAGGCAGTTCTTATTCCCCATGGACCATGGATAATTTGAGACAAAGATCACCTGCTAGAATTGTAGAATCGTCGAGGCACTACTCTCTACAAAGAGATGATGAGAAACTTCAGAGAAGGCCAGCTAACCTGTCATTTGAGAATGCAAGATCAGTGGGGTATGTAGCCAAAGATGTTCACAATGCTTCAGGTTCTGTTAGTACTGCAACGTATGTGACGAACTCTCTATTGCCCCCTACATCTGCAAAGCCTGTGGCACCGGTTGTACCATTACATCCTCCCCCAAGTGGCATTGCACACAAAACTCTCTATCCCGTATGATTTACTTTTATTCTTCTTACCATTATTAAAATCTTATGGCTTTTTGGTTTTGTCTTTTCTGTAACTTGATTTTTCCGTACCTGATTTGAAGTAGCTTCTGCATATTTTTATTGACATTGAGTTGTATTGTACATTGTAACTACTTTAGTTGTTGTATGTCATTGTAGGCTGTTCATTTTATAAGAAAGTTTAACATAACTTccataaaatatattatttaactTATTATTAAACTTCTGAATTGTTTTTGAGAAGCAAATTGTATTTACTAGAGTTAGATTTCAGTAGTTTGATGACTGTACAGTGTTTTTAAAGCTCAAGGTGTAATATGGTGCAACAGTTGTCTGGAGCTTTAGCTCAAGTTGTATTATGTTCAAGGCCAACTTCTTAACTCGTGGTATTTTTCCTTGTTAAGTGGGTGTTGTATGCAAGGATGCAAGTACCCACATTGGCATCAATTTAGTACGTTCTATCTTCTGTATGGTTTGAATCATTGACTCCCTACGGATATTTAGTTAGCGAatttaaaaatgacaaataacTTATCAATGAGTAACCTTTCAAAGGAATAAATGCTATTATCCGGTTTTCCTAATCTTAGTTGTGTATGCATTATAGGCAGTGAAATACCTGATACTATTaatttttccttccttttcaTGGAGTTCTGCTTGTACTGGATTTTATTAATCTTTCTGGTGAAATAATGGTTTATTGAAAGAAAGATATATTTTAACTTTGTTGGACTGCTCACTGGAAGTACtttcctattttattttagttccCAAAGTTAACAGATAAAGTGTTTAACATTAAGCTTTCCTGTTTTCTATTAACTCGTTATTGTTATTTACAGGGCGACGAACTTCAAACTATAGATGGCTTGTTGCAGTCTCTAGGATTGGGAAAATATTCCATTCTTTTTAAGGCCGAGGAAGTATGTTAAAATTTGCTTTTTGTTGAAAATTTTCTTGAGCTACACATGTCATAGGGTTTGCTTCATTCTAACACACATATCAATTTCTATCTTAATTTTTCAGTTATATCTTGTAACTTTGGTGCCACagttgttttcttcttttttatgtgGAATGTAGCATCATGAATCACAAGATGAGGATATTTTACCTGTAAAATGTTCTACTATGACCTGATGTCTATCATACAAAATTACAAATTACTTTTGTACTTTGACAGCAAGCTTTCTATGTTAGAATTTGAGTTGCTGTGATTACTGAAAAACGTTTCCTGAAAATTTCTATGTCAAGGAGTTGGCTGCACTGAAACTTAAATGCTTACTTCCCTAGGTTATTTTCACCATTGCTTTTTGTTTGTGATTTTTGACCGGCTTTAGAGCAAGACTCAGGACTCGAGAAAtatatgaattttttattttcctctTTCTTATCTGGTTAATTTAATACAGAACTCCCTTTACAAATTATCTATCCTATCGCATCACAATCCAATTTATGTAAAATACTCTGTCCCTTTCGAAAGAAGATTGATCCTCTCCCACTGATGTCTCAAAGATGTGTTTCagttatttcttcttcttcatcaacaATAGTTTCACTGTTTGGAACACTCTCATACACTCTCTCTTCTCAAGATGTTTACAATGGCTTTCATAAAAGTAAAGAGGTTTTCAATATATGCATGGTTGAGTCGtttataaagtttttgatcTGTGAATTTAGCCTCAGATTTTTGTTGTCACCGTCATATgtatgatatattttttttaatcaaagtTTTGTTAGTTGAAGTTCAAATCTTCATATTTGTTGACTCTAAATGTTTTCAATGGTATACTATACTATATCTTCCTGCAAATCTCTGGTTTATTGGATTTATGATGCAGGTTGATATGACTGCCTTGAAGCAAATGGGGGAGAATGATCTCAAAGAGCTTGGAATACCTATGGTATGTCTGTTTTTCATGTTCCTCATCTTATATCTTGGGTTTCTATTGTATGTCTGTTGTTCGTGTTCTTCATCTTATATCTAGGGTTTATTTGATCttaaagtttttgttgattgaAGTGGATTTCTAGGAGTGAGCATCACAGATTGAAAAACCGAGCCTATTGGCTCAAACTAGTTGAATTGATTTCTGTCAGTCAGTTTAAAGGTATATGTTGGTCAAGGTTGGTTGGCAAGCCCAATAAGGGCTCAAACCATTGACCGTAGTAGaaattcagaaaaaaaaaaaaaagaaagccaAAAGGTTGTGTGCAATGCTGAACACTGACGTTGCTGCTGATGCAACATTTAGCTTCTTGGGAAGACTAGAAGTTCATTCTTCCCAAAGTGATGTTTTTCTTAAAAGACTAAGACTAATTTGCATTTTTCCTTTGACTTCTCACAAGTTTTGTCTTTtcgattttcttcttcttttcttct containing:
- the LOC103503334 gene encoding uncharacterized protein LOC103503334 isoform X2, translating into MSAASRGRVTITLGRSGQVVKKAGPGTDVSVSDSWPVSGTKRSVRDRLGSSSDCDLFYGSQLNNKRLRGDDGMSNWSSNGGLDVPHIGKDDLRYKLLQKGAFRRAQSDNKKCLDLREKLPKADQAPIRHRNPPLHNTNILRRTPTTRSADDLPQKDSLGSSYSPWTMDNLRQRSPARIVESSRHYSLQRDDEKLQRRPANLSFENARSVGYVAKDVHNASGSVSTATYVTNSLLPPTSAKPVAPVVPLHPPPSGIAHKTLYPGDELQTIDGLLQSLGLGKYSILFKAEEVDMTALKQMGENDLKELGIPMGPRKKILLAIAPRSKRQP
- the LOC103503334 gene encoding uncharacterized protein LOC103503334 isoform X1; amino-acid sequence: MSAASRGRVTITLGRSGQVVKKAGPGTDVSVSDSWPVSGTKRSVRDRLGSSSDCDLFYGSQLNNKRRLRGDDGMSNWSSNGGLDVPHIGKDDLRYKLLQKGAFRRAQSDNKKCLDLREKLPKADQAPIRHRNPPLHNTNILRRTPTTRSADDLPQKDSLGSSYSPWTMDNLRQRSPARIVESSRHYSLQRDDEKLQRRPANLSFENARSVGYVAKDVHNASGSVSTATYVTNSLLPPTSAKPVAPVVPLHPPPSGIAHKTLYPGDELQTIDGLLQSLGLGKYSILFKAEEVDMTALKQMGENDLKELGIPMGPRKKILLAIAPRSKRQP